One region of Halomonas huangheensis genomic DNA includes:
- a CDS encoding autotransporter outer membrane beta-barrel domain-containing protein, whose product MNHFYRLIWNTSLGCWSAAGENSRRHGKTGRALIGAGSALALSLSGNAWSAELVDFNPHDNDHQVGVITISGGASDILSGTASQFSRGESPAGTSISLGELEANGQVVDGTVGDKRNLSQGAKTTVTVLDPITGSNRVVEVYDSANFTERLAADSRVTTYTDVGDAMYIDARAGAVDSSGGTLTVELGDATARPGASSNKLQINAKQTSLFHADGTGSESSSIIWNSRNQVSFGTILVTPESALEPQQKAIGSTEYTGAFTAFDGSQHTVNSVDDLRGYNDWLVTQLQAGKLDEQGYSQAFSQAYSTTYSNITIDLNQGTGADNEALLSQGTNALIHAVGANASGVISSDGDISATGSGFGNGGSVMLAEGGASIRNEGSLSLTNGARGMSATGDGSTALNSGVMNQFSGIGATIEDGASFSNTGIMNLSSGTGVIVRSTTGEAETTEGASGVNSGIINVYNRGTAASVSGASSFTNEAGAEIYLGRQSLLDVSAPEEVEDVATSLSRGLSSTRGGSVINDGTITLGSMTEGSTGIWVGAINTTDVPGEATNNGIIDINGRAGDAPLMNVGIRAENTRDMQVTNSDSGEVNVNGVNGVGLMALDKGAGATIVSTGEVNVNGAVDPVSGVRNFGAWAEGTNADIQFNGGSVNLVGDGAIGVHARDKGNILVDGGAITFAGGSDQIGYFAYGKGSAIDITAASTTGLDVSTRNSTLFRIEDGATITTAGGELIASGDGSTALQVTGEGSVANLDTLNISVSGQDATALKVEGGASGSMSGNASLTLNDGSVAVVVDDTKYDLTGAAVGSGDSVFTNTGAINVADAQDVTLFRVKNGAELINSGNIDLADGTAVELSGAGSQMKPNASGVAGTITVHDGVAGIHVMDGATLDTSNDITVDGGASGVLIAADAGEVVINSDAHITGLGSGYGNLITSQAAQATTLVDGAVLEMKGSGAAILSESNLNQASHGQVLVSSEVGGKGISLSNADGSVSDGSLSVGDGWDIDVTGNGAGLYANTTGNLTVDTAIDVSGTGNAVLADAAGNVLVDTGAVLRATNADAVLVQGNIDQLINRGQIVSADSSATAVQLGDGDNSFINTADGSVTGVVNLGAGNDTALLAGNSFVDHLAGGAGDDSVTVQGDSSRYTQLDGGAGTNQLVFDHVTQAQATADNVDSFVNFQQINLSNGTVMELQRDLWATAPVNLMAATGTGNTLNIDSTSTLNVSGSQTLSGDLNTNGRVNIGSDGPSWGNTFTIDGNLSGAGEFGMQTDLASEHGDLLDVRGTASGDHTLVIADSGVEPAFGGGELKVVGTTGGDGQFALLGGHVDAGAYRYSLEQRDTDWYLASPVRDLPDPIDPPLVDPVDPTPVDPVDPTPVDPVDPTPVDPVDPTPVDPVDPTPVDPVDPTPVDPVDPTPVVPVDPTPDDYSDGTNMAIGNQTALGTLANAGMDTLVERLGDVRMGKENGGIWVRGMARENNISTDTSRAFDQDIQGLQFGADKAIHREGGSWLLGGMVGQSRSDNSFDGGASSDIDSVDGGLYGTWVGDDGFYYDAVVTMSDYDVDSEHVTNVGDKVNGSYDTYGFGASIETGKRYDYDDGWYVEPQAQLRMFQIQGESYTQDDGLHVENDDITSIQSRFGVLGGRSFQLQNGTPMSVYAKASYITEHDGDSTTTVNGHDFDVELPGSWLEVGAGLNVKVTDSSKIFMDVEYADGDDIESPWGATIGYRFNW is encoded by the coding sequence ATGAATCATTTCTATCGTCTGATTTGGAATACTTCTCTTGGGTGCTGGAGTGCTGCAGGGGAAAACTCGCGCCGCCACGGCAAGACTGGTCGTGCATTGATCGGTGCCGGTTCGGCGCTGGCTCTTTCATTGTCGGGCAACGCCTGGTCTGCCGAACTGGTGGATTTCAATCCTCATGATAATGATCACCAGGTTGGCGTCATCACCATTTCCGGTGGGGCGTCGGATATCTTGAGCGGAACTGCCTCGCAGTTTTCCCGGGGGGAGAGCCCGGCAGGCACATCCATTTCACTGGGTGAGCTGGAGGCAAATGGACAGGTGGTTGATGGGACCGTTGGTGACAAGAGGAATCTGTCGCAGGGTGCGAAGACGACCGTTACGGTACTGGACCCGATTACCGGCTCGAACCGGGTGGTTGAGGTCTACGACTCGGCAAACTTTACTGAAAGACTTGCTGCAGATAGCCGGGTCACGACCTATACCGATGTCGGCGATGCGATGTACATCGATGCTCGGGCCGGGGCGGTGGACAGTAGCGGTGGCACCTTGACGGTTGAACTGGGCGATGCAACGGCCAGGCCTGGTGCGTCGTCGAACAAGCTCCAGATCAACGCCAAACAGACGTCACTGTTCCATGCCGATGGAACCGGAAGCGAGTCCTCCAGCATCATCTGGAACTCTCGCAATCAAGTCTCGTTCGGCACGATCCTGGTCACGCCGGAGAGTGCTCTCGAACCCCAGCAGAAAGCCATTGGCTCCACTGAATACACGGGCGCTTTTACCGCATTCGATGGCAGCCAGCATACGGTCAACTCGGTTGATGACCTTCGGGGTTACAACGACTGGCTGGTGACTCAGCTGCAGGCTGGAAAGCTGGATGAGCAGGGCTATTCACAGGCATTCAGCCAAGCCTACAGCACCACCTATTCAAACATAACGATCGATCTCAACCAGGGCACCGGTGCCGATAATGAGGCACTTTTGAGCCAGGGGACCAATGCATTGATCCACGCAGTGGGAGCCAATGCGAGCGGTGTCATCAGCAGTGATGGCGATATCTCCGCGACGGGTAGCGGATTCGGCAATGGCGGAAGCGTCATGCTGGCGGAGGGCGGTGCCAGTATCCGCAATGAAGGTAGCCTTTCACTGACGAATGGCGCACGCGGCATGTCGGCGACTGGAGATGGCAGCACTGCGCTCAACAGCGGGGTCATGAATCAGTTTTCCGGGATCGGTGCCACCATCGAGGATGGTGCGTCATTTTCCAATACTGGCATCATGAATCTCTCTTCAGGTACTGGCGTCATCGTCCGCTCCACAACGGGGGAGGCAGAGACTACTGAAGGTGCTTCCGGTGTCAATAGCGGCATCATCAATGTCTACAACCGTGGGACGGCGGCATCTGTCTCGGGAGCTTCCAGCTTCACCAATGAGGCGGGAGCAGAGATCTACCTCGGACGTCAGTCGCTGCTCGATGTCAGCGCGCCGGAGGAGGTGGAGGATGTTGCGACCTCGCTCTCGCGAGGCTTGTCGTCGACCCGTGGTGGCAGTGTCATCAATGATGGCACCATCACTCTGGGCTCAATGACCGAAGGCAGTACGGGTATCTGGGTTGGCGCGATTAACACGACGGATGTTCCTGGTGAGGCCACCAATAATGGCATTATCGACATCAATGGCCGAGCGGGTGATGCTCCGCTGATGAATGTCGGTATTCGTGCAGAAAACACCAGGGATATGCAGGTTACCAACAGCGACAGTGGTGAGGTCAACGTCAATGGTGTCAATGGCGTTGGCCTGATGGCTCTTGATAAAGGTGCTGGTGCAACCATCGTTTCCACCGGCGAGGTCAATGTCAATGGTGCGGTGGATCCGGTCTCCGGGGTTCGCAACTTCGGTGCCTGGGCCGAGGGGACCAATGCCGATATCCAGTTCAATGGCGGCTCGGTGAACCTTGTCGGTGATGGCGCCATCGGTGTACATGCCCGTGATAAGGGCAACATCCTGGTCGATGGCGGTGCCATCACTTTTGCCGGTGGTAGTGACCAGATCGGTTACTTTGCTTATGGCAAGGGTTCGGCGATTGATATCACGGCAGCCAGTACCACTGGGCTGGATGTCTCGACCCGGAATTCCACACTGTTCCGCATCGAGGATGGCGCAACCATTACCACCGCTGGCGGTGAGCTGATCGCTTCCGGTGACGGCTCAACTGCGCTGCAGGTCACCGGCGAAGGTTCTGTGGCCAACCTGGATACGCTCAATATCAGCGTGTCAGGCCAGGACGCAACGGCGCTCAAGGTTGAGGGGGGCGCCAGTGGTTCGATGAGTGGCAACGCCAGTCTGACCCTGAATGATGGCAGTGTGGCGGTGGTGGTCGATGACACCAAGTACGACCTCACCGGCGCAGCAGTCGGCAGCGGTGACTCGGTATTCACCAACACTGGCGCCATCAATGTGGCGGACGCTCAGGACGTGACGCTGTTCCGGGTCAAGAACGGTGCAGAATTGATCAACTCCGGCAATATCGATCTGGCCGATGGTACTGCTGTGGAACTGAGCGGTGCCGGTTCACAGATGAAGCCCAATGCCAGTGGTGTGGCAGGTACCATCACCGTACACGATGGTGTTGCTGGTATTCATGTGATGGATGGCGCGACCCTCGATACTTCCAACGATATTACTGTCGATGGCGGCGCATCCGGTGTACTGATCGCTGCCGATGCCGGCGAAGTGGTCATCAACTCGGATGCACATATCACTGGACTGGGTTCCGGCTATGGCAACCTGATAACCAGCCAGGCGGCACAGGCCACCACGCTGGTCGATGGTGCCGTGCTGGAGATGAAGGGCTCCGGTGCAGCGATCCTCTCGGAGAGCAATCTGAATCAGGCATCCCATGGTCAGGTTCTGGTTTCCAGCGAGGTAGGTGGCAAGGGTATCTCGCTGTCCAATGCCGATGGTTCGGTCTCTGATGGCAGCCTGAGCGTTGGTGATGGCTGGGATATCGACGTGACTGGTAACGGTGCAGGCCTTTATGCCAATACCACCGGCAATCTGACGGTGGATACCGCCATCGACGTTTCCGGTACCGGTAATGCTGTGCTCGCGGATGCTGCGGGTAACGTGCTGGTCGACACTGGTGCAGTGCTGAGAGCCACCAATGCCGATGCGGTGCTGGTGCAGGGCAACATCGATCAACTGATCAACCGGGGGCAGATCGTCTCTGCCGACAGTAGTGCCACTGCGGTGCAACTGGGCGATGGCGACAACTCCTTCATCAACACCGCTGACGGTAGCGTGACGGGTGTGGTTAACCTGGGGGCAGGCAACGATACGGCCTTGCTGGCAGGCAACAGCTTCGTCGACCACCTTGCTGGGGGAGCTGGCGACGACAGCGTAACCGTGCAGGGCGACAGCAGCCGCTATACGCAACTGGACGGTGGTGCGGGTACCAACCAACTGGTGTTCGACCACGTTACCCAGGCACAGGCCACAGCTGACAATGTCGATAGCTTCGTCAATTTCCAGCAGATCAACCTGAGCAACGGCACGGTCATGGAGCTGCAGCGTGATCTGTGGGCGACTGCTCCGGTAAATCTGATGGCAGCGACGGGGACTGGCAATACGCTGAACATTGATTCGACCAGCACGCTGAATGTGTCCGGCTCCCAGACGCTGTCGGGTGACTTGAACACCAACGGTCGAGTCAATATCGGCTCCGACGGTCCGTCCTGGGGCAATACCTTCACCATCGACGGTAACCTGAGCGGCGCCGGTGAGTTTGGCATGCAGACCGACCTCGCTTCCGAACATGGTGATCTGCTGGATGTGCGGGGCACTGCATCCGGGGATCATACGTTGGTTATCGCCGACAGCGGTGTCGAACCGGCATTCGGTGGTGGTGAGCTGAAGGTGGTGGGAACTACAGGTGGTGACGGGCAGTTTGCTCTGCTGGGCGGCCATGTCGATGCTGGTGCCTATCGCTATAGCCTGGAGCAGCGTGATACCGACTGGTACCTGGCAAGCCCCGTACGTGACCTGCCGGACCCGATTGATCCGCCGTTGGTTGACCCTGTTGACCCGACGCCGGTTGACCCTGTTGATCCGACGCCGGTCGACCCCGTTGACCCGACACCGGTTGATCCTGTTGACCCGACGCCGGTTGACCCTGTTGATCCGACGCCGGTTGACCCTGTTGATCCGACACCGGTTGACCCTGTTGATCCGACACCGGTTGTTCCTGTTGATCCGACGCCGGACGATTACAGTGATGGCACCAATATGGCCATCGGTAATCAGACCGCTCTCGGCACTCTGGCCAATGCCGGCATGGATACGCTGGTTGAGCGCCTCGGTGACGTGCGCATGGGCAAGGAGAATGGCGGTATCTGGGTGCGTGGCATGGCCCGTGAGAACAACATCTCCACCGATACCAGCCGTGCCTTCGACCAGGATATCCAGGGGCTGCAGTTCGGCGCCGACAAGGCGATTCATCGGGAAGGGGGAAGCTGGCTGCTGGGTGGCATGGTCGGTCAGTCACGCTCCGACAACAGCTTCGATGGTGGCGCGAGCAGTGATATCGACAGCGTCGATGGCGGCCTCTATGGCACCTGGGTGGGCGATGATGGCTTCTACTATGACGCGGTTGTCACGATGAGTGACTACGACGTTGACAGTGAGCACGTGACCAACGTCGGCGACAAGGTGAATGGTTCGTACGACACCTATGGCTTCGGTGCCAGCATCGAGACCGGCAAGCGCTATGACTACGATGATGGCTGGTATGTCGAGCCTCAGGCACAACTGCGCATGTTCCAGATCCAGGGCGAGAGCTACACCCAGGACGATGGTCTGCACGTCGAGAACGATGACATCACCAGCATCCAGAGCCGCTTCGGTGTTCTGGGTGGCCGTAGCTTCCAGCTGCAGAACGGAACGCCGATGAGTGTCTACGCCAAGGCGTCATATATCACCGAGCACGATGGCGACAGCACCACGACGGTCAATGGTCATGACTTCGATGTCGAGCTGCCGGGCAGCTGGCTGGAAGTAGGGGCTGGCCTCAACGTCAAGGTGACGGACAGCTCGAAGATCTTCATGGATGTCGAGTATGCCGATGGTGATGATATCGAGTCTCCCTGGGGCGCGACGATCGGTTACCGCTTCAACTGGTAA
- a CDS encoding autotransporter outer membrane beta-barrel domain-containing protein, giving the protein MNHFYRLIWNTSLGCWSAAGENSRRHGKTGRALIGAGSALALSLSGNAWSAELVDFNPYDNDHQAGAVIISGGSSDTLTGSASQFATGKQPGYSTTYGALEDAGMLAEGSASVKDSYRLNLGGQVGVAAPDPITGGNSIIAVYDSSSINESSYADSYIVGYKDVGDAMYIDARVGTVDSTGGTLNVDIGDAGQSVSSADNSIDIRAKQTALFHADGSGDAASTVVWNSRNSVDFGGVLQAPADSVVNRTLYTPVYAGTITAFDGSSHTVDSVEGLRSWNDWLVQQVQAGNLSSSDYQKEFGRAYSTETRSVSFDFGLTDDGADEGYIENKNNAVIYASGANATGRVAEGAQIDARMAGLDSSNGSAVMRADSGATIINDGMMASLSLAVNMMVSDEGSEGINNGVMSAGFVHGDGLPDTAQPTQVSDFAPFYTEARSVYVNNGGSFTNNGIMNVAASNNPGTTRQGFGIIVQHDGSSAVNNGIINVGINNDGSNPNGSVGVSAYGGASFINEVDGEIYLGRAAQYNVDAPESVADTHPNTVLWGIRAGSNSNVENKGTITLGTGVENAQAISAGYNNETVAVTNSGTININGQANDAPLLNVGIYAGNANTTRITNTGEINLNGVNAVGLMAVGKGTPSTITSVGTININGAADPVSGTRNFGAWAEGNGGQVNINGGAINLAGDGAIGVHARDQGHIKVGGGEVNFESGTNQIGYFAYGDGSSIDISTGVTGAVLDVSTEDSTLFRIEDGAQIMADGTSLVASGAGSTALQITGEGSVANLDALNISVTGQDATALKIEGGATGSSNAIGDNSSLTLNDGSVAVVVDDTKYDLTGAAVGSGDSVFTNTGAINVADAQDVTLFRVKNGAELINSGNIDLADGTAVELSGAGSQMKPNASGVAGTITVHDGVAGIHVMDGATLDTSNDITVDGGASGVLIAEDAGEVVINSDAHITGLGSGYGNLITNQAAQATTLVDGAVLEMKGSGAAILSESNLNQASHGQILVSSEVVGKGIALSNADGSVSDGSLSVGDGWDIDVTGNGAGLYANTTGNLTVDTAIDVSGTGNAVLADAAGNVLVDTGAVLRATNADAVLVQGNIDQLVNQGQIVSADSSATAVQLGDGDNSFVNTADGSVTGVVNLGAGNDTALLAGNSFVDHLAGGAGDDSVTVQGDSSRYTQLDGGAGTNQLVFDHVTQAQATADNVDSFVNFQQINLSNGTVMELQRDLWATAPVNLLAATGTGNTLNIDSTSTLDVSGSQTLSGDLNTNGRVNIGSDGPSWGNTFTIDGNLSGAGEFGMQTDLASEHGDLLDVRGTASGDHTLVIADSGVEPAFAGGELKVVETAGGDGQFGLQGGHVDAGAFRYSLEQRDTDWYLASPVAPQPDPVDPVDPVDPTPVDPVDPTPVDPVDPTPVDPVDPTPVDPVDPTPVVPVDPTPDDYSDGTNMAIGNQTALGTLANAGMDTLVERLGDVRMGKENGGIWVRGMARENNISTDTSRAFDQDIQGLQFGADKAIHREGGSWLLGGMVGQSRSDNSFDGGASSDIDSVDGGLYGTWVGDDGFYYDAVVTMSDYDVDSEHVTNVGDKVNGSYDTYGFGASIETGKRYDYDDGWYVEPQAQLRMFQIQGESYTQDDGLHVENDDITSIQSRFGVLGGRSFQLQNGTPMSVYAKASYITEHDGDSTTTVNGHDFDVELPGSWLEVGAGLNVKVTDSSKIFMDVEYADGDDIESPWGATIGYRFNW; this is encoded by the coding sequence ATGAATCATTTCTATCGTCTGATTTGGAACACTTCTCTCGGATGCTGGAGTGCTGCAGGGGAAAACTCGCGCCGCCACGGCAAGACTGGTCGTGCATTGATCGGTGCCGGTTCGGCGCTGGCTCTTTCATTGTCGGGCAACGCCTGGTCTGCCGAACTGGTGGACTTCAATCCTTATGATAATGATCACCAGGCGGGCGCGGTGATCATTTCCGGCGGCAGCTCTGACACACTAACCGGTAGTGCTTCGCAGTTTGCCACCGGGAAACAGCCAGGATACAGCACGACGTATGGCGCGTTGGAAGACGCGGGCATGCTGGCGGAAGGTAGCGCCTCGGTCAAGGACAGTTATCGTCTGAATCTGGGTGGTCAGGTGGGGGTTGCGGCACCGGATCCGATTACCGGTGGCAACAGCATTATTGCGGTCTATGACTCTTCCAGTATCAATGAGTCATCCTATGCCGACAGTTATATTGTGGGCTACAAGGATGTCGGCGACGCAATGTATATTGATGCCCGCGTAGGTACCGTTGACAGTACCGGTGGTACCCTGAACGTCGATATCGGTGATGCAGGGCAGAGCGTTTCCTCCGCAGACAATTCCATTGATATACGAGCCAAGCAGACGGCACTCTTCCATGCCGACGGCTCTGGTGATGCTGCCTCTACGGTGGTCTGGAATTCGCGCAACAGTGTGGACTTCGGTGGTGTGCTTCAAGCGCCTGCCGATAGTGTCGTGAATCGTACACTCTATACACCAGTCTATGCCGGTACCATTACCGCCTTCGATGGCAGCTCTCATACGGTTGACTCGGTAGAAGGCCTGCGCTCCTGGAATGACTGGCTGGTTCAGCAGGTGCAGGCAGGAAATCTCTCCAGTAGCGACTATCAGAAGGAATTCGGGCGCGCCTACAGCACCGAAACACGGAGCGTATCCTTTGATTTCGGCCTCACCGATGATGGAGCTGATGAAGGTTATATCGAGAATAAAAACAATGCAGTCATCTATGCTTCCGGGGCCAATGCTACCGGGAGAGTTGCGGAAGGCGCTCAGATCGATGCCCGGATGGCAGGCCTGGATTCCAGCAATGGCAGCGCCGTCATGCGTGCCGATAGCGGTGCCACCATCATCAATGATGGTATGATGGCGTCACTGAGTTTAGCCGTGAACATGATGGTAAGTGATGAAGGAAGTGAGGGCATCAACAATGGTGTGATGTCGGCAGGCTTCGTTCATGGCGATGGGTTGCCGGATACGGCTCAGCCGACGCAGGTTTCCGATTTTGCTCCCTTCTACACTGAAGCACGCAGTGTATATGTCAATAATGGGGGGAGTTTCACCAATAATGGCATCATGAATGTCGCAGCATCCAACAATCCCGGCACCACACGCCAGGGATTCGGCATCATCGTCCAGCATGATGGCTCCAGCGCAGTCAATAATGGCATCATCAATGTCGGTATCAACAATGATGGCAGCAATCCCAATGGCAGTGTGGGCGTCAGTGCCTATGGTGGTGCCAGCTTCATCAATGAGGTGGATGGCGAGATCTATCTGGGGCGCGCGGCGCAGTACAACGTGGATGCGCCAGAAAGCGTGGCCGACACCCACCCGAACACTGTGCTGTGGGGCATTCGCGCCGGTAGCAACAGTAATGTCGAGAACAAGGGCACCATTACCCTGGGGACCGGTGTCGAGAACGCTCAGGCGATCTCTGCCGGCTACAATAATGAAACGGTTGCGGTTACCAACAGCGGCACCATCAATATCAATGGTCAGGCCAACGATGCGCCGCTGCTCAATGTCGGCATCTATGCCGGGAATGCGAACACGACCCGAATCACCAACACCGGTGAGATCAACCTCAACGGGGTCAATGCCGTTGGCCTGATGGCGGTCGGCAAGGGTACGCCCTCGACGATTACCTCAGTCGGCACCATCAACATCAATGGTGCGGCGGATCCGGTCTCCGGTACCCGTAACTTCGGGGCATGGGCCGAGGGCAATGGTGGCCAGGTCAATATCAATGGCGGTGCGATCAATCTGGCCGGTGATGGGGCCATCGGTGTGCATGCGCGAGACCAGGGCCACATCAAAGTCGGTGGTGGCGAGGTCAACTTCGAGAGCGGTACCAACCAGATCGGCTACTTCGCCTATGGCGATGGCTCCTCCATCGATATCTCGACAGGGGTGACCGGTGCGGTACTGGATGTCTCGACCGAGGATTCCACGCTGTTCCGCATCGAGGATGGCGCGCAGATCATGGCCGATGGCACCAGTCTGGTGGCTTCCGGTGCGGGCTCTACGGCGTTGCAGATCACCGGCGAAGGTTCGGTGGCCAATCTTGATGCACTGAACATCAGCGTGACTGGCCAGGATGCCACCGCGCTCAAGATCGAAGGTGGTGCGACAGGCTCCAGCAATGCCATCGGTGACAACTCCAGCCTGACATTGAATGATGGCAGTGTGGCGGTGGTGGTCGATGACACCAAGTACGACCTCACCGGCGCAGCAGTCGGCAGCGGTGACTCGGTATTCACCAACACTGGCGCCATCAATGTGGCGGACGCTCAGGACGTGACGCTGTTCCGGGTCAAGAACGGTGCAGAATTGATCAACTCCGGCAATATCGATCTGGCCGATGGTACTGCTGTGGAACTGAGCGGTGCCGGTTCACAGATGAAGCCCAATGCCAGTGGTGTGGCAGGTACCATCACCGTCCACGATGGTGTTGCTGGTATTCATGTCATGGATGGCGCGACCCTCGATACGTCCAACGATATTACTGTCGATGGCGGTGCATCCGGTGTACTGATCGCTGAAGATGCCGGTGAAGTGGTCATCAACTCTGACGCGCATATCACTGGCCTGGGTTCCGGCTATGGCAACCTGATAACCAACCAGGCGGCACAGGCCACCACGCTGGTCGACGGTGCCGTGCTGGAGATGAAGGGTTCCGGTGCAGCGATCCTCTCGGAGAGCAACCTGAACCAGGCATCACATGGTCAGATTCTGGTGTCCAGTGAGGTGGTCGGCAAGGGTATCGCGCTGTCCAATGCGGATGGCTCGGTCTCTGATGGCAGCCTGAGCGTTGGTGATGGCTGGGATATCGACGTGACTGGTAACGGTGCAGGCCTGTATGCCAATACCACCGGCAACCTGACGGTGGATACCGCCATCGACGTTTCCGGTACGGGTAATGCTGTGCTCGCGGATGCTGCGGGTAACGTGCTGGTAGACACTGGTGCAGTGCTGAGAGCCACCAATGCCGATGCGGTGCTGGTGCAGGGCAACATCGATCAACTGGTCAACCAGGGGCAGATCGTCTCCGCCGACAGTAGTGCCACTGCGGTGCAACTGGGCGATGGCGACAACTCCTTCGTCAATACCGCTGACGGTAGCGTGACGGGTGTGGTTAACCTGGGGGCAGGCAACGATACGGCCTTGCTGGCAGGCAACAGCTTCGTCGACCACCTGGCTGGGGGAGCTGGCGACGACAGCGTAACCGTGCAGGGCGACAGCAGCCGCTATACGCAACTGGACGGTGGTGCGGGTACCAACCAACTGGTGTTCGACCACGTTACCCAGGCACAGGCCACAGCTGACAATGTCGATAGCTTCGTCAATTTCCAGCAGATCAACCTGAGCAACGGCACGGTCATGGAGCTGCAGCGTGATCTGTGGGCGACTGCACCGGTAAACCTGCTGGCAGCGACGGGGACTGGCAATACGCTGAACATTGATTCGACCAGCACGCTGGATGTGTCCGGCTCCCAGACGCTGTCGGGTGACTTGAACACCAACGGTCGAGTCAATATCGGCTCCGACGGTCCGTCCTGGGGCAATACCTTCACCATCGACGGTAACCTGAGCGGCGCCGGTGAGTTTGGCATGCAGACCGACCTCGCTTCCGAACATGGTGATCTGCTGGATGTGCGGGGCACTGCATCCGGGGATCATACGTTGGTTATCGCCGACAGCGGTGTCGAGCCGGCCTTTGCCGGTGGTGAGCTGAAGGTGGTGGAAACCGCTGGCGGTGACGGTCAGTTCGGCCTGCAGGGTGGTCATGTGGATGCCGGCGCCTTCCGCTACAGCCTCGAGCAGCGCGATACCGACTGGTATCTGGCAAGCCCGGTAGCACCGCAGCCCGATCCGGTTGACCCAGTCGACCCTGTTGATCCGACACCGGTTGACCCTGTTGACCCGACGCCGGTTGACCCTGTTGATCCGACGCCGGTTGACCCTGTTGATCCGACACCGGTTGACCCTGTTGATCCGACACCGGTTGTTCCTGTTGATCCGACGCCGGACGATTACAGTGATGGCACCAATATGGCCATCGGTAATCAGACCGCTCTCGGCACTCTGGCCAATGCCGGCATGGATACGCTGGTTGAGCGCCTCGGTGACGTGCGCATGGGCAAGGAGAATGGCGGTATCTGGGTGCGTGGCATGGCCCGTGAGAACAACATCTCCACCGATACCAGCCGTGCCTTCGACCAGGATATCCAGGGGCTGCAGTTCGGCGCCGACAAGGCGATTCATCGGGAAGGGGGAAGCTGGCTGCTGGGTGGCATGGTCGGTCAGTCACGCTCCGACAACAGCTTCGATGGTGGCGCGAGCAGTGATATCGACAGCGTCGATGGCGGCCTCTATGGCACCTGGGTGGGCGATGATGGCTTCTACTATGACGCGGTTGTCACGATGAGTGACTACGACGTTGACAGTGAGCACGTGACCAACGTCGGCGACAAGGTGAATGGTTCGTACGACACCTATGGCTTCGGTGCCAGCATCGAGACCGGCAAGCGCTATGACTACGATGATGGCTGGTATGTCGAGCCTCAGGCACAACTGCGCATGTTCCAGATCCAGGGCGAGAGCTACACCCAGGACGATGGTCTGCACGTCGAGAACGATGACATCACCAGCATCCAGAGCCGCTTCGGTGTTCTGGGTGGCCGTAGCTTCCAGCTGCAGAACGGAACGCCGATGAGTGTCTACGCCAAGGCGTCATATATCACCGAGCACGATGGCGACAGCACCACGACGGTCAATGGTCATGACTTCGATGTCGAGCTGCCGGGCAGCTGGCTGGAAGTAGGGGCCGGCCTCAACGTCAAGGTGACCGACAGCTCGAAGATCTTCATGGATGTCGAGTATGCCGATGGTGATGATATCGAATCACCGTGGGGCGCGACGATCGGCTACCGCTTCAACTGGTGA